In Numidum massiliense, a single genomic region encodes these proteins:
- a CDS encoding alanine/glycine:cation symporter family protein, which yields MKDWEKIIDSINGVVWGPAMLVLLVGTGIFLTFRLGFLQISQLPYALKLAFSRKQDKQSTGDISHFQALMTALAATIGTGNIAGVATAVVVGGPGAIFWMWITAVFGMATKYGEAILAVKYRVTNQRGEMSGGPMYYIERGLKEKWGFSWKWLAILFALFGSLAAFGIGSLVQSNSVAEALHDYYGVNRWVTGVTLAVLTGLVILGGIKSIGRVTSYIVPFMAVFYIIGGMIIIFTNITHVPDAFALIFKEAFTGASVSGGLIGTVIQQGVARGLFSNEAGLGSAPIAAAAAKTDHPGRQALVSMTGTFLDTIVVCTFTGLSLVMAGNWIGADKGKGAALTVEAFSSFLPYVGGFIVTVGLIFFAYSTVLGWSYYGEKCFSYLFGDSSITFYRTVFVFTTFVGAVLSLKVVWGFADLFNGLMAIPNLIGLLLLSSVIASESRDFAALRRKEKLAGRATTTETTVDQ from the coding sequence ATGAAGGACTGGGAAAAAATAATCGATTCGATTAACGGAGTCGTTTGGGGTCCGGCTATGCTGGTCTTACTCGTTGGCACAGGTATTTTTCTAACGTTTCGACTAGGATTTTTGCAAATTTCTCAACTGCCTTATGCGTTAAAACTCGCTTTTAGCCGCAAGCAAGATAAACAATCTACAGGAGATATTTCTCACTTTCAGGCGTTAATGACGGCGCTTGCGGCGACGATTGGAACCGGTAACATCGCTGGTGTGGCCACTGCTGTCGTCGTCGGTGGACCTGGGGCAATTTTTTGGATGTGGATCACAGCCGTTTTCGGCATGGCGACGAAGTACGGTGAGGCGATTCTCGCCGTAAAATACCGTGTGACGAACCAACGAGGGGAAATGTCCGGCGGTCCGATGTATTACATCGAACGCGGTCTAAAGGAAAAGTGGGGCTTTAGTTGGAAGTGGCTGGCAATTTTGTTCGCATTGTTTGGCTCACTCGCTGCCTTCGGCATCGGCAGCCTCGTGCAATCGAACTCTGTCGCTGAAGCTCTTCACGACTACTACGGAGTCAATCGCTGGGTCACTGGTGTGACTCTCGCCGTGCTTACTGGTTTAGTCATCCTCGGCGGCATTAAAAGTATCGGCCGCGTCACGAGTTATATCGTCCCGTTTATGGCGGTCTTTTACATTATCGGCGGAATGATTATTATTTTTACTAATATCACGCATGTCCCTGACGCCTTTGCCTTAATCTTTAAGGAAGCGTTTACCGGGGCATCTGTCTCTGGCGGATTAATCGGCACCGTCATCCAACAAGGGGTGGCGCGAGGGCTCTTCTCCAACGAAGCCGGCCTCGGGTCCGCGCCGATCGCCGCTGCCGCTGCGAAAACGGATCACCCTGGGCGGCAAGCGCTCGTCTCGATGACCGGTACGTTTCTCGACACGATTGTCGTCTGTACGTTTACCGGTTTGTCCCTCGTCATGGCTGGTAACTGGATCGGGGCAGATAAAGGAAAAGGGGCTGCGCTCACGGTTGAAGCGTTTAGCAGTTTTTTGCCCTACGTCGGTGGATTCATCGTGACGGTCGGTTTAATTTTCTTCGCCTATTCCACCGTCCTCGGATGGTCCTATTACGGCGAGAAGTGTTTTTCTTACCTGTTCGGGGACAGCTCCATTACCTTCTATCGGACAGTCTTCGTTTTCACGACATTTGTCGGCGCCGTACTGTCGCTGAAAGTTGTGTGGGGCTTTGCCGATCTGTTTAACGGACTGATGGCTATTCCTAACTTGATCGGCTTGCTACTCCTGTCGTCGGTGATCGCTTCGGAGTCGCGCGACTTCGCCGCACTCCGCCGCAAGGAAAAGCTGGCTGGGCGGGCGACGACAACAGAGACGACAGTCGACCAGTAA
- a CDS encoding MFS transporter: MAQVAPPGQQKSPGSNFKRNIALLFSVPVMTWALYDFGATIFSMNIISRYFSLWVTETNGAPDIYYSLAVSVSMIIVVLLSPLLGVLIDWRQKKVPYVRLFGLACIALMIVLGLLATTVFAQGSNLSLYLMFGLIIFVVCNVCYNASIVFYNSMLPDLGAKEELGRISGWGIAVSYCGTVTGLIVVQPFVKGNTPQWLNDLLLLLPAGQGEDVNANAFVPTALLFLLFALPLFIFGKDKVKPVVEAASQQKRTVAAAYRRVMQTIKEAKTNYRSVFLFLIAYFFYMDAVNTVVAFMSIYATRVIGFTAGELTLFLIGSTSFAIVGSFVLGLVSDWIGSKKALYIVLALWTVALVVGAFSFTVSMFWITGILAGIGMGSASVVSRKLLVELSPVEKQGEFFGLYAISGRMSAVLGPLVWGAVTAMFPRHAAALGNRFAVASLLVFIVIGWFFLARVKVPAGESKTA, translated from the coding sequence ATGGCTCAAGTCGCACCGCCAGGTCAACAGAAATCGCCTGGCAGCAATTTTAAACGCAACATCGCCCTGTTGTTTTCCGTACCAGTCATGACGTGGGCATTGTACGATTTCGGCGCTACTATTTTTTCAATGAACATCATCTCTCGTTATTTTTCGTTGTGGGTGACAGAAACGAACGGCGCGCCGGACATATATTACAGTCTCGCCGTCTCCGTTTCCATGATTATTGTCGTCTTACTTTCACCGCTTCTCGGAGTGCTCATTGATTGGCGGCAAAAGAAGGTGCCGTATGTCCGCCTGTTCGGACTGGCCTGTATCGCCTTAATGATCGTACTCGGCTTATTGGCGACGACCGTATTTGCGCAAGGAAGTAATTTGTCGCTTTATTTGATGTTCGGTCTCATTATTTTTGTCGTCTGTAACGTCTGTTATAATGCATCAATCGTTTTTTACAATTCGATGTTGCCCGATCTAGGGGCAAAGGAAGAGTTGGGACGCATTTCCGGTTGGGGGATTGCCGTCAGTTACTGCGGGACGGTCACTGGCTTAATCGTTGTACAGCCGTTTGTGAAGGGAAATACGCCGCAGTGGCTAAATGATTTGCTGCTGCTTTTGCCTGCAGGACAGGGGGAGGACGTCAACGCCAACGCCTTTGTGCCGACAGCGCTCCTGTTCCTTCTATTTGCGCTGCCACTTTTTATTTTCGGCAAAGATAAAGTGAAGCCGGTCGTCGAAGCAGCCTCGCAGCAGAAGCGGACAGTCGCTGCTGCCTATCGGCGCGTCATGCAAACGATTAAAGAAGCGAAGACGAATTACCGCAGTGTGTTTCTGTTTCTTATCGCTTATTTCTTTTATATGGACGCTGTCAATACAGTCGTCGCCTTTATGTCTATTTATGCGACGCGGGTCATCGGCTTTACGGCTGGCGAACTCACCTTGTTTTTGATCGGCTCGACGTCCTTCGCGATCGTCGGTTCCTTCGTCCTCGGGCTCGTGTCGGACTGGATCGGCTCGAAGAAGGCGCTGTACATCGTGCTAGCACTGTGGACGGTCGCACTCGTCGTCGGTGCCTTTAGTTTCACGGTGAGCATGTTTTGGATCACGGGGATTTTGGCGGGCATCGGGATGGGCTCAGCATCAGTCGTCAGTCGCAAGTTACTCGTCGAGCTCAGTCCGGTAGAGAAGCAAGGGGAGTTTTTCGGGTTGTACGCCATTTCCGGGCGCATGTCTGCCGTTCTCGGACCGCTCGTGTGGGGTGCCGTCACGGCGATGTTTCCGCGTCATGCAGCGGCGCTCGGCAACCGTTTTGCTGTCGCATCGCTACTCGTTTTTATCGTGATCGGGTGGTTTTTCTTGGCGAGAGTGAAAGTGCCTGCTGGGGAGTCGAAGACGGCTTGA
- the ptsP gene encoding phosphoenolpyruvate--protein phosphotransferase, with protein MTNVKSGIAASPGIAIGQAWVVKEVTLTFPTDLATDPDHEINRYHQAVAKAKEQIGQLRDKAAREMGEDKAAVFDAHLMVLEDPELTGGIEGKITAEKMQAENAVKDVIDQFVTIFENMDMEYMRERAADIRDVGTRLLYLLFGIEQRSLAEISEPSIVVAHDLTPSDTAQMDREKVLGFATNIGGRTSHSAIMARSLEIPAVIGLKTVLEEVAQGDMLIVDGTTGEVIIRPDEAQLQKYRAKRDALLAEKKELQKLVDEPSVTKDNVRVELAANIGSPEDAIAAKARGAEGIGLFRTEFLYMDRDDFPSEEEQFTAYKRVAETMGDAPVVIRTLDIGGDKELSYLELSQEMNPFLGVRAIRLCLERPDIFKTQLRAILRASAYGNIKMMYPMIATIEELRAANGILDEVKTELKNEGIAFNEAMEVGIMIEIPAAAVSADLFAEEVDFFSIGTNDLIQYTIAVDRMNEQLTRLYQPFHPSLLRLIKQVIDAAHAKGKWAGMCGEMAGDPLAIPLLLGLGLDEFSMSASSILPARKQLRHLKQADMKQMAEAALYKKTAQDVRFFVENEIKN; from the coding sequence CTGACTAACGTGAAATCTGGTATCGCTGCATCGCCGGGCATTGCGATTGGGCAAGCGTGGGTCGTTAAAGAAGTCACATTAACGTTCCCGACTGACCTAGCCACAGACCCGGATCACGAAATCAATCGTTATCACCAAGCGGTGGCAAAAGCGAAAGAACAGATTGGCCAACTGCGCGACAAAGCCGCCCGCGAAATGGGTGAAGATAAAGCGGCCGTGTTCGATGCTCACCTCATGGTGTTGGAAGACCCCGAGTTGACCGGCGGCATTGAGGGGAAAATTACCGCTGAGAAAATGCAAGCAGAAAATGCCGTCAAAGACGTTATCGATCAATTTGTAACTATTTTTGAAAATATGGATATGGAATATATGCGTGAACGGGCGGCAGATATTCGCGACGTCGGCACGCGGCTACTCTATTTGCTGTTCGGTATCGAGCAGCGCTCACTTGCTGAAATTAGCGAACCGTCGATCGTCGTCGCCCACGATCTGACGCCGTCCGATACGGCGCAAATGGATCGGGAGAAAGTGCTCGGCTTTGCGACGAACATCGGTGGCCGTACATCCCATAGCGCGATTATGGCGCGGTCTTTAGAAATTCCGGCCGTGATCGGCTTAAAGACGGTGTTAGAAGAAGTCGCCCAAGGGGACATGCTCATCGTGGACGGGACGACAGGAGAAGTCATTATTCGCCCCGACGAGGCACAGTTACAAAAGTATCGCGCCAAACGCGATGCACTCCTCGCCGAGAAAAAAGAACTCCAAAAACTCGTCGACGAACCGAGTGTGACGAAAGATAACGTCCGCGTCGAACTGGCGGCGAACATCGGTTCGCCCGAAGATGCCATCGCGGCAAAAGCACGCGGTGCAGAAGGGATTGGATTGTTCCGGACCGAGTTTTTGTACATGGACCGCGACGACTTTCCTTCTGAAGAAGAGCAGTTTACGGCGTACAAGCGAGTGGCAGAAACGATGGGCGACGCGCCAGTCGTCATTCGCACGTTAGACATCGGCGGGGACAAAGAGCTGTCGTACCTAGAGTTATCGCAAGAAATGAACCCGTTCCTAGGGGTGCGGGCGATTCGCCTCTGCCTCGAACGTCCGGACATTTTCAAAACGCAATTGCGGGCGATTTTACGGGCGAGTGCCTACGGCAACATTAAAATGATGTACCCGATGATCGCGACGATCGAAGAGTTGCGCGCGGCAAACGGCATTTTAGACGAAGTGAAGACGGAACTGAAAAACGAAGGCATCGCCTTCAACGAAGCGATGGAAGTCGGGATCATGATCGAAATCCCCGCTGCGGCTGTCAGTGCCGATTTGTTCGCGGAGGAAGTGGACTTTTTCAGCATCGGGACAAACGACCTCATCCAATACACAATTGCCGTCGACCGCATGAACGAACAGTTGACGCGTCTGTACCAACCGTTCCACCCGTCGCTGCTTCGCTTAATTAAACAAGTCATCGACGCGGCGCACGCCAAAGGTAAGTGGGCCGGCATGTGCGGCGAGATGGCGGGCGATCCGTTAGCGATCCCGCTCTTACTCGGTTTAGGGTTGGACGAGTTCAGTATGAGTGCGTCCTCGATCTTGCCAGCACGGAAACAACTGCGCCACTTAAAGCAAGCGGACATGAAGCAGATGGCCGAAGCTGCGCTGTACAAGAAGACGGCACAAGACGTAAGATTTTTTGTGGAGAACGAAATAAAAAATTGA
- a CDS encoding bifunctional folylpolyglutamate synthase/dihydrofolate synthase: MRQPADVERWIYASYMDARPHIKETLDEHVRRPQLTRRLLDCVEAPDRSMRNVTVTGSKGKGSTSVLLKHILQAHGLKVGLFTSPHLVHFTERIRVNESDIVPEAFLRLGRAVRRATEQFAPHLAKDEYFGPVGLTAIIAALYFQEQRTDVNVWECGRGALYDDVNQIAHERAVITPIFAEHLPYFGPSLRDVVRHKAGVVTPSVHAVYVGRQSDIARRELATYVNDRTDRRSVWLDRERDVRLANLRSGAEGVQFDVVTARAAYNDLRLPLLGAFQAENAALAIAVAEGVLESRLRSEDVRQALGNVTWPGRLELVSSDPPVLVDGTIHRRSAVHVAEALTILSRNQGMQNKGILVVGIPADKDYKGVLEVLAPLARKVIWTTTNRDYLKFPHDALDVAEAFISQVQLEEDAETAFREALTQLRPDEWLAIVGTQSLVGEAQTFFKKEES; this comes from the coding sequence ATGAGACAACCTGCCGATGTTGAGCGGTGGATTTATGCGAGTTATATGGACGCACGCCCCCATATTAAAGAAACGCTAGATGAACACGTACGGCGCCCGCAGTTGACGCGGCGCCTTTTAGATTGCGTTGAAGCCCCCGATCGGTCGATGCGGAATGTGACGGTTACGGGAAGTAAAGGAAAAGGATCGACCTCAGTGCTGCTTAAGCACATTTTACAGGCGCACGGGCTTAAGGTCGGTCTATTTACGAGTCCTCACCTCGTCCACTTTACAGAGCGCATTCGGGTGAACGAGAGCGACATCGTACCAGAAGCGTTCCTACGCTTAGGCCGCGCGGTACGGCGCGCGACGGAACAGTTCGCGCCGCACCTTGCGAAAGACGAATACTTCGGACCAGTCGGACTGACGGCTATTATCGCAGCGCTTTATTTTCAGGAGCAGCGGACGGACGTGAACGTGTGGGAATGTGGGCGCGGCGCGTTGTATGACGACGTGAACCAGATCGCACACGAGCGGGCGGTAATTACTCCGATTTTCGCCGAGCACCTCCCGTATTTCGGACCATCGCTAAGAGATGTCGTACGGCATAAAGCGGGGGTCGTCACGCCGTCAGTGCACGCCGTTTACGTCGGGCGGCAAAGTGACATCGCCCGCCGGGAACTGGCAACGTATGTTAACGATCGGACCGATCGGAGGAGCGTTTGGCTCGACCGCGAGCGCGATGTCCGCCTCGCAAACCTCCGGAGCGGGGCGGAAGGTGTACAATTTGACGTCGTGACGGCACGTGCCGCGTACAACGACCTGCGACTGCCGTTACTCGGCGCTTTCCAAGCGGAGAACGCGGCGCTTGCGATTGCGGTAGCTGAGGGAGTCCTCGAAAGCCGTTTACGCAGTGAAGACGTGCGGCAGGCGCTTGGCAACGTGACGTGGCCGGGACGCTTGGAACTCGTCAGCTCCGATCCCCCAGTTCTTGTGGACGGCACGATTCATCGCCGTTCGGCTGTACACGTGGCTGAGGCGTTGACCATACTCAGTCGCAATCAGGGGATGCAGAACAAGGGCATCCTCGTCGTCGGGATTCCCGCCGACAAAGATTACAAAGGCGTGTTAGAAGTGTTAGCGCCGCTCGCGCGCAAAGTGATATGGACGACGACGAACCGAGATTACCTCAAGTTTCCACACGATGCGTTAGACGTTGCCGAGGCGTTTATTTCTCAGGTACAATTGGAAGAGGACGCGGAGACAGCGTTCCGCGAAGCGCTGACGCAACTTAGGCCCGATGAATGGCTTGCAATTGTCGGCACACAGTCACTCGTCGGAGAGGCACAAACGTTTTTTAAAAAAGAGGAGAGTTGA
- a CDS encoding YqaA family protein, which yields MDYGAWGMFLHAFIDAVFFPIPAFFLQVSFSLVNPQDALTYATVGYIGCLLGTPLGYLIGKFLGKKVLYKIIKEKWIDAAAAMFHKNGEGAILVGSFTPIPFKVFTIFSGALNFSFWKLLIYAALGRAFKFYIVGILFYLYGGVAKHFVDNYLTWVFLGIGLLITVIWIVKRKYDQKKAHRAMSEAAGDEKKEVKVKNEASQDVQG from the coding sequence ATGGATTATGGCGCTTGGGGAATGTTTTTGCATGCGTTTATCGATGCGGTGTTTTTCCCGATACCGGCCTTTTTTCTCCAAGTATCATTCAGCTTGGTCAACCCGCAAGATGCGTTAACGTATGCGACGGTCGGCTATATAGGCTGTTTATTAGGGACTCCGCTCGGATACCTCATCGGTAAGTTTCTCGGAAAAAAAGTGCTTTACAAAATCATTAAGGAAAAGTGGATTGACGCCGCTGCTGCTATGTTTCATAAAAATGGCGAAGGGGCGATTTTAGTCGGCTCTTTTACGCCGATCCCGTTTAAAGTGTTTACGATCTTTTCCGGAGCGCTAAACTTTTCCTTCTGGAAATTGCTCATTTATGCGGCGTTAGGTCGCGCCTTTAAGTTTTATATCGTCGGTATCCTCTTTTACCTTTACGGTGGTGTCGCGAAACATTTTGTCGATAACTACTTAACGTGGGTCTTTCTAGGGATTGGTTTGCTCATTACAGTCATCTGGATTGTGAAACGAAAGTACGACCAAAAGAAGGCACACCGCGCGATGAGTGAAGCGGCAGGCGACGAAAAGAAAGAAGTAAAAGTGAAAAATGAAGCGAGTCAAGACGTACAAGGGTAA
- a CDS encoding aminopeptidase: protein MSDTRIQKLAKLLIEYSCRLKPQEKVLIEVFGNDCELVLARELVKAAYRVGGYPYVQLHEPSLRRELLMGVEEEQAQDMARYDLLRMKDMHAYIGLRGGNNVSELSDVPNERMKMFSATYNNPVHIDERVNRTKWVVLRYPTPSMAQLANRSTEAFTDFYFDVCTLDYAKMAQAMQPLKQLMEKTDRVRITGPGTDLTFSIKGMPAIPCAGECNIPDGEVYTAPVRDSVNGTLTYNTPSVYEGTTFENVTLTFENGKIVAATANETTRLNDILDRDEGARYIGEFAIGVNPYILHPMKDILFDEKIAGSFHFTPGNAYEDCDNGNRSAVHWDLVNIQRADYGGGEMTFDDVLIRKDGRFVLPELAPLNPENLK from the coding sequence ATGAGCGATACGCGTATACAAAAACTGGCAAAGTTATTAATCGAGTATTCTTGTCGCCTTAAGCCGCAGGAGAAAGTACTCATCGAAGTGTTCGGTAATGATTGCGAGCTCGTCTTAGCGCGGGAGCTTGTCAAAGCAGCTTACCGCGTTGGCGGCTACCCTTACGTGCAACTGCACGAGCCTTCGCTGCGCCGGGAACTGTTAATGGGCGTAGAGGAGGAGCAAGCGCAAGATATGGCTCGCTACGACTTACTGCGCATGAAAGACATGCATGCGTACATCGGCCTGCGCGGCGGCAACAACGTAAGTGAACTTTCGGACGTGCCGAATGAACGGATGAAAATGTTCTCAGCGACATACAATAACCCAGTACATATCGATGAACGAGTCAATCGGACAAAGTGGGTCGTCCTCCGTTACCCGACGCCGTCGATGGCACAGTTGGCCAATAGGAGTACCGAGGCGTTTACCGATTTTTACTTCGACGTGTGCACGTTAGATTACGCGAAGATGGCGCAAGCGATGCAGCCTCTCAAACAGTTAATGGAAAAAACTGACCGCGTCCGCATCACTGGACCGGGGACGGACTTAACGTTTTCGATTAAAGGCATGCCGGCGATTCCGTGCGCGGGCGAGTGCAACATCCCCGACGGGGAAGTGTACACGGCGCCGGTGCGCGATTCCGTCAATGGGACACTGACGTACAACACACCAAGTGTGTACGAAGGAACGACCTTCGAGAACGTTACACTCACATTTGAAAACGGGAAAATTGTCGCTGCCACGGCCAATGAGACGACGCGCCTTAACGACATTTTAGACCGCGACGAAGGGGCTCGTTACATCGGTGAATTTGCGATCGGAGTCAACCCGTACATTTTGCACCCGATGAAAGACATCCTATTCGATGAAAAAATTGCCGGCAGTTTTCACTTTACGCCCGGGAACGCGTACGAAGACTGCGATAACGGCAACCGCTCCGCCGTTCACTGGGATCTTGTCAATATTCAGCGCGCCGATTACGGTGGTGGAGAAATGACTTTCGACGACGTGTTAATTCGCAAAGACGGGCGGTTTGTGTTGCCCGAATTAGCGCCGCTCAATCCAGAAAACTTAAAGTAA
- a CDS encoding GAF domain-containing protein: MFNFEKLTGHKADRYRQLLSQLDALLSGESHWLANAANTAALLYEQLPDVNWAGFYFMEGDELILGPFGGKPACVHIPIGKGVCGTAAKTRRTQVVADVHAFPGHIACDAASRSEIVVPIVFKDCLVGVLDIDSPVACRFDDTDRRELERVVALLSRHTNWNGRPRD, from the coding sequence ATGTTTAACTTTGAGAAACTTACCGGTCATAAGGCGGATCGCTATCGACAACTGTTATCCCAATTAGACGCGTTGCTCAGCGGGGAGAGCCACTGGCTCGCTAACGCCGCCAACACCGCCGCACTGCTGTACGAGCAGCTTCCCGACGTCAATTGGGCCGGGTTTTATTTTATGGAAGGGGACGAACTCATCTTGGGCCCCTTCGGCGGTAAACCTGCCTGTGTACATATTCCGATCGGGAAAGGGGTGTGTGGTACGGCTGCAAAAACACGTCGTACACAAGTAGTCGCAGACGTGCACGCATTTCCCGGCCACATCGCCTGCGATGCCGCCTCGCGCTCAGAAATCGTCGTCCCAATCGTCTTTAAGGACTGTCTCGTCGGTGTACTCGACATCGATAGTCCCGTTGCCTGCCGCTTCGACGACACCGACCGCCGCGAACTCGAGCGCGTCGTCGCACTTCTCAGCCGGCACACCAATTGGAACGGGCGCCCTCGCGATTGA
- a CDS encoding rhomboid family protein has translation MQSSHLQSAIWLMAKKLVHDNQCSLFYIEKDDTSGQGDEPYAKALHLVSERHKKVLYLRLVPLESYWAQVVERDVMESKHRFQQLARRARTALEAVNIYVLPESPSDEMVERARAASAAPERAPFTLQTLFFNLEQGTCVGGVSSLERWGVALPALQGSMAAAREVTDLREIRLQIHNTEREREQKMLSVFRHGKPLFTWLLLIVNAIVYGLVLLNGGVDNRETLINFGVKFNSLIAEGEWWRLVTPIFLHLGHLHFLFNSMALYFIGSAVERIYGSWRFLAIYLLAGISGSLASFAFTSNISAGASGAIFGCFGAMLVFGQLYPKLFFRTLGRDIIFFLILNLVIGFVTPSIDNYGHIGGLLGGYLAALAISLPRKQHRPVWRLLAALVLVVGMYGVFVYGNEEVQQDPTHLSWKAEQFLREQRFEQAQAMYEEVVRIDPENAAAYFQLGIIYWTAGDYDKVESMWKKALQLDPVMTEEAIANIFGHGERATALIEELRRGDRKDSRNKTFEKLLRELED, from the coding sequence ATGCAATCGTCCCATTTACAATCGGCGATCTGGTTAATGGCGAAGAAGCTCGTGCACGACAACCAATGTTCGCTTTTTTATATCGAAAAAGATGATACGAGTGGACAAGGTGACGAGCCTTACGCGAAGGCGCTTCACCTCGTCTCTGAACGACACAAGAAAGTTCTTTATTTGCGCTTAGTTCCGCTCGAAAGTTACTGGGCCCAAGTCGTGGAACGCGATGTGATGGAGAGCAAACACCGTTTTCAGCAACTGGCGCGGCGTGCTCGGACTGCACTTGAAGCAGTAAATATTTACGTGCTACCGGAGAGTCCTTCTGACGAGATGGTGGAACGCGCGCGTGCGGCGAGTGCAGCACCTGAACGTGCGCCGTTTACACTCCAAACGCTCTTTTTCAATTTGGAGCAGGGAACGTGCGTAGGAGGAGTAAGTTCACTCGAACGCTGGGGTGTAGCGCTACCCGCTTTGCAGGGTAGTATGGCGGCGGCCCGTGAAGTGACCGACTTGCGAGAGATTCGGTTGCAAATTCACAATACTGAGCGAGAGCGCGAACAAAAAATGCTCTCCGTATTCCGTCACGGTAAACCGTTATTCACGTGGTTGCTGTTAATTGTCAATGCGATCGTTTACGGTTTAGTGTTATTAAACGGCGGAGTCGACAATAGAGAGACGTTGATCAATTTTGGCGTTAAGTTTAACTCTCTCATTGCCGAAGGTGAATGGTGGCGACTCGTGACGCCGATTTTCTTGCATTTAGGACATTTACACTTTTTATTTAACAGTATGGCGCTCTACTTCATCGGCAGTGCAGTGGAACGTATTTACGGTAGCTGGCGCTTTCTGGCCATTTACTTGTTAGCCGGCATTAGCGGCTCGCTCGCTAGCTTTGCGTTTACGAGCAATATCTCGGCTGGTGCGTCGGGCGCTATATTTGGCTGTTTCGGGGCGATGCTCGTTTTCGGGCAGCTTTACCCGAAGTTGTTTTTCCGCACATTAGGACGCGACATTATCTTTTTTCTTATTTTAAACTTAGTCATCGGATTTGTAACGCCGTCGATTGATAATTATGGACATATCGGTGGCTTGCTCGGTGGTTATTTGGCAGCGCTCGCGATCAGCTTGCCGCGCAAACAACATCGGCCTGTGTGGCGACTACTCGCGGCGCTCGTACTCGTCGTCGGTATGTATGGCGTGTTCGTTTACGGCAACGAGGAAGTGCAGCAAGATCCGACGCACCTCTCTTGGAAAGCGGAGCAGTTCTTACGGGAGCAAAGGTTTGAACAGGCGCAAGCGATGTACGAGGAAGTCGTACGCATCGATCCAGAGAACGCCGCGGCTTACTTTCAATTGGGAATTATTTACTGGACTGCAGGCGACTATGACAAAGTGGAATCCATGTGGAAAAAAGCGTTACAATTAGATCCAGTAATGACCGAGGAAGCGATCGCTAACATCTTCGGTCACGGGGAACGTGCCACTGCACTCATCGAAGAGTTGCGCCGGGGGGACCGGAAAGACTCGCGGAACAAAACATTTGAAAAGCTACTGCGCGAATTGGAAGACTAA
- a CDS encoding cold shock domain-containing protein, giving the protein MKGTVKWFNAEKGYGFIQKEDGGDVFVHYSAIQGEGFKTLEENEEVTFEVVEGSRGPQAANVTRL; this is encoded by the coding sequence ATGAAGGGTACAGTGAAATGGTTTAACGCGGAGAAAGGTTACGGCTTTATCCAAAAAGAAGACGGCGGTGACGTATTCGTTCACTATTCGGCGATCCAAGGTGAAGGCTTCAAAACGTTGGAAGAAAACGAAGAAGTGACGTTTGAAGTTGTCGAAGGCAGCCGCGGGCCGCAAGCAGCTAACGTTACTCGTCTGTAA
- a CDS encoding AbrB/MazE/SpoVT family DNA-binding domain-containing protein produces the protein MKATGIVRKVDELGRIVLPIELRRTMLINVKDPLEIFVDGDKIVLKKYSPSCIFCGSADRVEPYKGKMVCDDCIESLATVRAMV, from the coding sequence GTGAAAGCAACGGGAATTGTGAGGAAGGTCGACGAGCTTGGGAGAATCGTGCTACCGATCGAGTTACGGCGGACAATGCTAATTAACGTTAAAGACCCATTAGAAATATTCGTCGACGGCGACAAGATTGTGCTCAAGAAATATAGTCCATCCTGCATTTTTTGCGGCAGTGCCGACCGAGTCGAACCGTACAAGGGGAAGATGGTGTGTGACGATTGTATCGAATCTTTAGCGACAGTGAGGGCGATGGTATGA
- a CDS encoding YlaN family protein, whose protein sequence is MTTAAQTDLHHLALKLLQEDANKIHHLISVQLDNLTLPSCPLYEDVLDTQMFGLSREIDFAVRAGLITREVGREILDNLEQKLAYLYTLSTPKSKED, encoded by the coding sequence TTGACAACCGCAGCTCAAACAGATTTACATCATTTAGCGTTAAAGCTTCTCCAGGAAGATGCCAACAAAATTCACCACTTGATTTCAGTACAATTGGACAATTTGACCTTGCCGTCTTGCCCACTGTACGAAGATGTGTTGGATACGCAAATGTTTGGCCTCTCGCGGGAAATTGATTTTGCCGTACGCGCGGGCTTAATCACGCGGGAAGTTGGACGCGAAATTCTCGACAATTTAGAGCAAAAACTTGCTTATTTGTACACTCTTTCGACTCCGAAGTCGAAAGAAGACTGA